A region of the candidate division WOR-3 bacterium genome:
ATTCCAGCAAAAGACCACGCTCCGTTTCTCCAGCGGCATGAGCGCCATCATTGGGCCGAACGGATGTGGCAAGACGAATATCCTCGACGCCCTGCGTTGGGTTCTGGGCGAGCAGTCGTTCAACATGTTACGTTGCAGTAAGACTGAGGATCTGATATTCGGTGGCACCACGACGATTCCCGCAACCAACTACGCGGACGTGAGGTTGATTCTTGCCAACGACAGCCTGCCGGATTACCCGGCCGAAATCGAAATCCGGCGCCGGTTCTTTCGCACCGGCGAGAGCGAGTATTTCCTGAACCGGCAGCCGTGCCGGCAGAAGGACATTCAGGAGTTATTCCTTGCGTCCGGGATCGGTACCAAGGCGTACTCGATATTTGACCTGCGGCAGATGCGAGAGATTATCGCCGGCAATATTCGCAGAATGTTCGAGGAGGCATCCAATCTTGCAAAGTACCAGGAGGCGAAGGCGGACTGCGAGCGAAAATTGGCCCTGACCGAGGCCGACCTCACTCGGCTTGAGGACATCATCGCCGAGCGCGAGCGGGTGGTCCGCAGTCTGCGCTACCAGGCCGGCAAGCTTCGTTCATGGGAGAAGCTCAAGGAGGAGGAAAAGGGATACCGGTTGGTTGAGCTGAAGGCAGAGTTCAACTCGCTCGGCCGGGAACTTGAGGCGTTGGAGAAGGACATTGGGAGTCTGGAGCAGGCTGATGCCGACCGGCTGGTAGAAGTGAGACGTTTGGAGGAGGAATTGCATCAGCACCGGGCCCGGCTGAGACAGGAGCAGAGCTTGAAAGATGACCTGGTCAGCCAAGCTCAGTCGCTGCGTACCAGGCTGAGCGAACTTGAGGGCCGGGTCCTGATCGGTACCCAGAAGGCTGAGTTTCTCTTGGAAAATGCGCGGAACCTGGAGCAGGAAAAGGATCGGCTCGCCGCCAGCACGGGCGAACTTGAGCAATTGCTCGAACGGTCGCTGCAGGTAGTGGCCGATGCTAATCGTGGGCTGGAGCAACGCGAACAGGCGCTGCAACAGGCGCAGGAGGTAACGCGGGCCGCGGAAAGAAAACTGTATGATCTCCGCAGCCACGAGCAGACCCAGCGTGAGCTGCTCGAGAATCTGCTGGAGCGGCAGCATGAGCTTCGTAGCCGCCTGGTGCACAGTGAGGCAGTGGCGGAGAACGTGGACGAAGCAGTGACGCGGGTGAAGCTCGAACTCGCCGAGGTCGAGCAACGGCTGGACCAGTGCCGGAAGGATGAGGCAGGACTGCAGGAGCACGAATCAGCGGTCAGAACTCGGAATGAGGAGACCCAGCGTCGAGTCTCGCTTCTCGAGACCGAGCTTGCCCAACTCGAACAGGAACGAAGACGCATCCACGAGGAGCTGACCCGGGAACGCGAGCAGAAGAATTGGGTGGATAAGGACCTCGCCGTGCTCAGTTCAGCCGGGCCGGACAGGAGGGCGCAATGCGGCCGCGTTCTGGGTGAAGCGATGCTTGGCCCGCTCACTAAGTTTGTGTCAGTGGAGCCTGGATGGGAGAGGGCATGCGAGGCTGCACTGCAACCGGTGCTTGATTTTCTCGTTACGAGAGATGAACCCACTGTTAACATGCTTGAGAGACTGGCTGACGCAAGACTTGAGGCTTGGTGTGGGTTTCTCAGTAGCAGAAATGATGAGGTGGTGGGCAGCGGGACAGCGTTAAGTCCGAGTCAGGACACGCCTCAATCGAACACGGCTGCGGCAACCCCGGAGACCGGGACCCGGACAACAGTTGAGCGGCTGTCAGATCACGTTGAGGTAATGAAGAATGCGCCAGGGCTGTTGCGGGAATTGGTGCAGTCATTTGTGGTTGCGGATACACAAACGGGAACCTGGAACCCGGAGTCTGGAACCTGTGTGGTGAGTAAACAGGGCTGGGCCAGGTTCAGCGACGGACGAATTGTCGTTGCGGCACACGAACAGGGTCAGCTCCGAATGGACCGGCTGAAAGCTGAGAAGAAGGCTGAGTCAGAGCAAGCCGCAATCCGAGTTCTCGAGCTTGAGAACAGGGAACGTGAGCTCGAGATTCGATGTGTCGAGCTGGACCGTCAACTTGAAGAAGTGCGAGCGGTAGCCGTTGAGACCGGCCGACAGAAGTCGTTGCTCGATGCAAAGCTCGAGACAGTGGCAGCCAAGCTTCAGGAGCTGGACCGGGACCGTAGCCGGATACTTGCGGAGCTGAACCGGCTGGGCGGGACCAAGGGCAGCAACCAGCAGACGTCGGAGACACTCAGAGCCGAACTTTCGGCAGTGGTAGCCGAGGTTGAGCAGCAGACCGGTAACCTTGCTTTAGTGGAAAAGCAAGTGAGGGAACAGGAGAAGGTTGCGCGGGACATGTTAGATCAGGCGGCACAGCGACTGGCAGAGCTTGCCGAACAGCGACAGCAGGTTGCGCGGCTGGAGGCCGAGAGCGGCTACGCCCGGCGCCAGGTTGAGGAACGAAGGCGGAGAATTGCTGAGCTCGCGCGAGCGGCTGAAAAAGCCGGCCAGGATGCGGCAGTGCTGAGGCAGGAAGCGGTGATGCTGGAGCCCGAAATCGAGCGGACCCGAGCCGAGCTTGCGCGTGTCGAGACGAGAATTGACCAACTGAAAGTTACGGCCCTGGCGGAGGTCGAGGAGGAACTCGAACGCAACTTGACCGAATTGCGCAGAGCGAGGGAACAGAGCCAGACTATTCTGATGGAACAGCGAATGCGTGAGCAGAGTTTGAGACAGCGCCGGCAGGCCATCGAGGATGAGGCGAGGACTGAGTACAAGACCGAGCTTGCGACGTTTGAGCCGGCTGAAGTCGAGGATGTGGTGGCACGGCTGGCCCAGGTTCGGCAACGGCTCAGCGCTCTGGGCGCGGTGAATCCACTGGCAGCTGACGACTATCGGCGTGAGCGAGAGGATTTGGAGCGCGTCATCAGCCAGCGCGACGACGTAGTCACGGCCCGCAACAATCTGACCCAGACCTTGGCTGAGATTGACCGGCACGCGAAGGAGCGATTCTTAGCGACTTACAGCCAAGTGCGCGCCCATTTCCGGGAGATATTCCGGCAGATGTTTCTTGAGGGCGAGGCCGACCTTGTGCTTACTGATGAGACAAGACCACTTGAGTCCGAAGTCGCAATCGTTGCCAGACCACGGGGCAAAAATCCAAAGCGATTGGAACAGCTCTCTGATGGCGAGAAGGCGCTGCTTGCGGTTTCGCTCTTGTTCGCTTTCTACCGGGTCAAGCCGGCGCCGTTCTGTTTCCTCGACGAAGTAGATGCACCGCTGGACGATGCAAATGTCGGACGATTTGCAGACTATCTCAAGGAGCTGTCTTCGACCACCCAGGTAATTGTCATCACCCACAACCGGCTAACCGTGGAACGTGCTGAGGCACTGTTCGGCGTGACCGCGGAGCAGCCGGGCGTATCCACCCTGGTCTCAGTCAGTCTGGCCGACTACAAGAGCTCGGCAGCGGCTGTGGCGGTCAGCTAGTGTTTTTCCGGGCCGGTCGTTAGTATGAACCGCCAGGACGACAAGGAGCATCGGCCTTTGGATAACCCGGAACTGGAGAGCTATAAGCCGAAATCCGCCATTGACCGGCTCAGGCAGGGGCTGGCGAAGACAAGGGACGTATTCCGCCGGCTGCTGGCCGCGCGGAATGATACCGAGATCGAAGAACTGCTGCTTTCCGCCGATGTTGGTGTGAAGGCAAGCCGACTTCTGGCTGAAAGAGTGCTGACGGCAAGGGACCGGCGAGCCGCTCTGGAGCAGGAGATAGTCAACATCTTGAAAGTTTCGGGTTCTGAGGTCAGAGTCCCGGGGACGGAATTGCCAGCAGTGGTAATGGTTGTCGGAGTGAACGGATCGGGCAAGACTACAACCGTGGGCAAGCTGTGTTATTTCTTCGGTCGGCAAGGGTTGAGAGTAGTCGTAGCCGCGGCTGATACGTACCGGGATGCGGCTGCGGCTCAGCTTTCGATCTGGGCCGGCCGGGCCGGGGTTGACATTGTACTATCGGCCAAGGGCCAGGATGCAGCAGCAGTGGCATACGATGCCATTGCCAAGGCGCGAAATCGTGGTATGGACGTCGTGTTGGTTGATACGGCCGGCCGGCTGCACACCCGTCAGGACCTGATGGCTGAGGTCGAAAAGGTGAAAAGGGTCTGCGGCAAAGCGCGGGAAGGAGCGCCCGATGAGACATGGCTTGTCCTAGACGCCACGGTTGGGCAGAACGGCTTGCGCCAAGCCGAGGCGTTTCACAAACGGCTGAATCTTACCGGCATCATCATTGCGAAACTCGACGGCACAGCCAAGGGCGGGATTCTCATCCCGATTGCGCTTGAGCTTAGGATTCCGATAAGATTTGTCGGAACCGGAGAGGGCATCGAGGATTTGGAGCCATTTGACCCTCGGACGTATGCTCGGGCGCTGGTCGGAGAGTGAAGAGGGGGTCACGGGCCTTTGGTCCCAGACATGCTGTGCGTGACGTTCGACGCCTGAGTCCAACCTTCGGCGTCTTGTGCGGTGTAGCGCGGCTACTGCTTCACTATCCAGGTTGGGTTCATGCACTCGCCGTCACGGCGCACCTCGAAGTGCAGATGTGGTGCGCTGGACCGGCCGGTCGAACCAACTGTGCCAATAACCTGCCCGGCTTGGACCGTGTCGGCAACACGTACCTTCCAGTCGGTAAGATGAGCGTAGTAAGTCTCGTAACCCTGGGTGTGCCTTAGAAGCAGAAACAGGCCGAACACGGAGTCGGTGCCGAGTTCTGCTACGATTCCGTCCGCGGCTGCCCGGACCGAGGTCCCGGACTGGGCGGCAAGGTCCATTGCCGGATGGGCCGGGCTAAATCCACGTGAGACGACATAGTCATCAAGTGGTGCGACACTGGGTACCGGTCTGCTCCCGAGGGTCATTCCGGCCATCACGCCGGAATCAGGTGGTGGCGCACCCCAGTCCACCGGTGCCGGAGTTAATTCGACCCCGAGCATTTCGGCCATTCGCTTTCTCTGTTCTTCAAGATCAACCAGGCGCTCCTTGAGTGTTATGAGCTGGTTGAACTCGGCTTCAAGCTGACGGTTACGGTACTCAAGATAGGACAGCCGGCCGAACTGGTATGCGCCTATCCCGGCCAGGATTAGTGCGGCAAGCGCGATTGCGGCAAGAAAAGCAGTGAGACCGAGTACTGCCCGTACCACGGGCAAAGGAAGTGTGCGCTTGAGCATTCGCGCACTGTAGTTAGTCGTGACAATGAACGACACTTCCTTCCGCGCGATGTCTCCTCCTATCCCTTCACCACCGTCAGTTCAAGATCAGACCCTGTTCTCGTCACGCTGGTTTCTACTCCTTTCGTACCATTATGTTCACCAACCGTTCCAGGTCTTCCGGCGAATGATAATAAACGACGATTACGCCGCCCCGCTTTGACTCACTGACGGTGACCTTGGTGCCGAGCGCCTCCTGAAGTCGCTCCTCGAGCTCCCGGATGTACACGTCCTTCTCGGGCCTGGGCTTTTCCTTGAGCCCGGCACGCCGACTGCACAGTTTCTCGACCTGGCGGACCGAGAGCCCGTCCCGCACAATCCGCTCGGCCAGTTCGACCTGGTCCCGTCGGCTGGACAGGCTCAAGAGGGCGCGCGCATGGCCGGTGGAGATTCGGCCTGCAGCCAAAAGGTCACGCACCTTGTAGGGCAGGGTCAGAAGCCGCAGGGCATTGGTGACCGTGGAGCGGTCCTTGCCAACGCGCTGTGCGACCTCGTCGTGGGTAAGTTTGAACTCGTCCACCAGCTTTCGATATGCCAAGGCTTCGTCTACTGGGTTCAAGTCGGTCCGTTGCAGATTCTCGATCAGGGCCAGCTCCAGCATTTCGGCTTCGTCAGTATCGCGCACCATTGCTGGAATCGTCTCGAGTCCGGCCAGCTTCGCAGCCCTCAGCCGGCGTTCGCCCATCACCAGTTCATAACCGTCGCGGCAACGCCGCACCACCACCGGCTGGAGTACACCTTTGGCCTTTATCGAGGCTGCCAGTTCTTCAAGATTCTCCTCTACCTGCTGTCGCGGTTGGTACGGGTTCGGCCTGATTTCCGCGACTGGCACCGGTCTGGTTTCAACCGCGAATGCGGCTCTTGTTTCTTCCGGGATGATTGCACTGATGCCCTTACCGAGCGCCTTGCGTGTCATTGCCTTTTCTCTCCTCTA
Encoded here:
- the smc gene encoding chromosome segregation protein SMC → MYIKELQLTGFKSFQQKTTLRFSSGMSAIIGPNGCGKTNILDALRWVLGEQSFNMLRCSKTEDLIFGGTTTIPATNYADVRLILANDSLPDYPAEIEIRRRFFRTGESEYFLNRQPCRQKDIQELFLASGIGTKAYSIFDLRQMREIIAGNIRRMFEEASNLAKYQEAKADCERKLALTEADLTRLEDIIAERERVVRSLRYQAGKLRSWEKLKEEEKGYRLVELKAEFNSLGRELEALEKDIGSLEQADADRLVEVRRLEEELHQHRARLRQEQSLKDDLVSQAQSLRTRLSELEGRVLIGTQKAEFLLENARNLEQEKDRLAASTGELEQLLERSLQVVADANRGLEQREQALQQAQEVTRAAERKLYDLRSHEQTQRELLENLLERQHELRSRLVHSEAVAENVDEAVTRVKLELAEVEQRLDQCRKDEAGLQEHESAVRTRNEETQRRVSLLETELAQLEQERRRIHEELTREREQKNWVDKDLAVLSSAGPDRRAQCGRVLGEAMLGPLTKFVSVEPGWERACEAALQPVLDFLVTRDEPTVNMLERLADARLEAWCGFLSSRNDEVVGSGTALSPSQDTPQSNTAAATPETGTRTTVERLSDHVEVMKNAPGLLRELVQSFVVADTQTGTWNPESGTCVVSKQGWARFSDGRIVVAAHEQGQLRMDRLKAEKKAESEQAAIRVLELENRERELEIRCVELDRQLEEVRAVAVETGRQKSLLDAKLETVAAKLQELDRDRSRILAELNRLGGTKGSNQQTSETLRAELSAVVAEVEQQTGNLALVEKQVREQEKVARDMLDQAAQRLAELAEQRQQVARLEAESGYARRQVEERRRRIAELARAAEKAGQDAAVLRQEAVMLEPEIERTRAELARVETRIDQLKVTALAEVEEELERNLTELRRAREQSQTILMEQRMREQSLRQRRQAIEDEARTEYKTELATFEPAEVEDVVARLAQVRQRLSALGAVNPLAADDYRREREDLERVISQRDDVVTARNNLTQTLAEIDRHAKERFLATYSQVRAHFREIFRQMFLEGEADLVLTDETRPLESEVAIVARPRGKNPKRLEQLSDGEKALLAVSLLFAFYRVKPAPFCFLDEVDAPLDDANVGRFADYLKELSSTTQVIVITHNRLTVERAEALFGVTAEQPGVSTLVSVSLADYKSSAAAVAVS
- the ftsY gene encoding signal recognition particle-docking protein FtsY gives rise to the protein MNRQDDKEHRPLDNPELESYKPKSAIDRLRQGLAKTRDVFRRLLAARNDTEIEELLLSADVGVKASRLLAERVLTARDRRAALEQEIVNILKVSGSEVRVPGTELPAVVMVVGVNGSGKTTTVGKLCYFFGRQGLRVVVAAADTYRDAAAAQLSIWAGRAGVDIVLSAKGQDAAAVAYDAIAKARNRGMDVVLVDTAGRLHTRQDLMAEVEKVKRVCGKAREGAPDETWLVLDATVGQNGLRQAEAFHKRLNLTGIIIAKLDGTAKGGILIPIALELRIPIRFVGTGEGIEDLEPFDPRTYARALVGE
- a CDS encoding M23 family metallopeptidase, translated to MSFIVTTNYSARMLKRTLPLPVVRAVLGLTAFLAAIALAALILAGIGAYQFGRLSYLEYRNRQLEAEFNQLITLKERLVDLEEQRKRMAEMLGVELTPAPVDWGAPPPDSGVMAGMTLGSRPVPSVAPLDDYVVSRGFSPAHPAMDLAAQSGTSVRAAADGIVAELGTDSVFGLFLLLRHTQGYETYYAHLTDWKVRVADTVQAGQVIGTVGSTGRSSAPHLHFEVRRDGECMNPTWIVKQ
- a CDS encoding ParB/RepB/Spo0J family partition protein; this translates as MTRKALGKGISAIIPEETRAAFAVETRPVPVAEIRPNPYQPRQQVEENLEELAASIKAKGVLQPVVVRRCRDGYELVMGERRLRAAKLAGLETIPAMVRDTDEAEMLELALIENLQRTDLNPVDEALAYRKLVDEFKLTHDEVAQRVGKDRSTVTNALRLLTLPYKVRDLLAAGRISTGHARALLSLSSRRDQVELAERIVRDGLSVRQVEKLCSRRAGLKEKPRPEKDVYIRELEERLQEALGTKVTVSESKRGGVIVVYYHSPEDLERLVNIMVRKE